One window of the Bdellovibrionales bacterium genome contains the following:
- a CDS encoding BrnT family toxin produces MKFDWDDTKNRINQKKHGVWFEEAQTVWADEYSIEFFDPEHSEGEDRFIRIGLSSRSNLLIVVFCERDHGDVVRIISARKATDKEKKSYEEGI; encoded by the coding sequence ATGAAATTTGACTGGGATGATACTAAAAACAGAATCAATCAAAAGAAGCACGGCGTATGGTTTGAAGAAGCTCAAACTGTTTGGGCTGATGAATATTCTATTGAGTTTTTTGATCCTGAACACAGCGAAGGTGAAGATCGTTTTATTCGCATAGGGTTATCCTCACGGTCGAATTTACTAATAGTTGTTTTTTGCGAAAGAGATCATGGAGATGTTGTCCGTATCATAAGCGCAAGGAAGGCCACAGATAAGGAGAAAAAAAGTTATGAAGAAGGAATATGA